One part of the Lachnospiraceae bacterium JLR.KK002 genome encodes these proteins:
- a CDS encoding AAA family ATPase: protein MRLQELKMLNFQIFRDQRFVLNGKSTIIFGVNGTGKSTVLSAVNYLNRVWINRLNPAQGRAFMAFSDDMITTGQSELYIQGEIEIDGLVYPLLRMHGKAAKNQRKNAPSYHSGYYRTFTENFERSFLQNESASMPVFVNYGTNRSVLDIPDRIRKKHIFDKVSALERAIENELDFRTFFEWYRDQEANEIIEARERGNVDYSDPLLACVRYAIEAMIGNVSNLRIRRNPVRMVVDKSGKEIRVDLLSDGEKCTLAMFGDLARRLALANPGLKNPLDGQGIVLIDEIELHMHPLWQRKVLRVLRETFPNIQFIVTTHSPQILGEADERYNIFVLSETEEGGCEVRYIKRMDGYDSNLILEKYMNTDSKNAAVKELIRDIHRFITQKKYPSAEILLDRLADISGTMDEEYITAAGFLKRSRILDEKNKQAGGAGVLDRV, encoded by the coding sequence ATGCGGCTGCAGGAGTTGAAAATGCTGAACTTCCAGATATTCAGAGACCAGAGGTTTGTACTGAATGGAAAAAGTACAATTATTTTTGGTGTAAATGGAACAGGCAAATCGACAGTTCTTTCAGCGGTAAATTATTTAAACAGAGTGTGGATTAATCGTCTGAATCCGGCACAGGGCAGGGCGTTTATGGCATTTTCTGACGATATGATTACCACAGGGCAGTCAGAGCTGTATATTCAGGGAGAAATTGAAATAGATGGTCTTGTATATCCATTATTAAGAATGCACGGGAAGGCAGCAAAAAATCAGAGGAAAAATGCGCCGTCTTATCACAGCGGATATTACAGGACGTTTACAGAAAATTTTGAACGGTCTTTTTTACAGAATGAATCAGCTTCCATGCCGGTTTTTGTAAATTATGGAACAAATCGTTCCGTACTTGATATTCCGGACCGAATCAGAAAAAAGCATATATTTGACAAAGTATCAGCACTGGAACGGGCCATTGAAAATGAACTGGATTTCCGGACTTTTTTTGAATGGTACCGGGACCAGGAGGCAAATGAAATTATTGAAGCGAGGGAGAGGGGAAATGTGGACTATAGCGATCCGTTGCTGGCATGTGTCCGTTATGCCATTGAAGCAATGATAGGAAATGTTTCCAATCTGAGAATCAGAAGAAATCCGGTAAGGATGGTGGTGGATAAATCCGGAAAAGAAATCCGGGTGGATTTACTGTCGGATGGAGAAAAATGCACCCTTGCCATGTTTGGAGATCTGGCCAGAAGGCTGGCACTGGCAAATCCGGGACTGAAAAATCCTCTGGATGGGCAGGGAATTGTGCTGATAGACGAAATTGAGCTGCATATGCACCCTTTATGGCAGAGAAAAGTGTTAAGGGTTTTGCGGGAAACCTTTCCGAATATTCAGTTTATTGTCACTACTCATTCGCCGCAGATTTTAGGAGAAGCTGACGAGCGTTATAATATTTTTGTTTTATCGGAAACAGAGGAAGGTGGATGTGAGGTCAGATATATAAAAAGAATGGATGGGTATGACAGTAATCTGATTCTTGAAAAATATATGAATACGGATTCTAAAAATGCGGCAGTAAAGGAATTAATCCGTGATATACACCGTTTTATTACTCAAAAGAAATATCCGTCTGCGGAAATTCTGCTGGACAGACTGGCAGATATTTCAGGTACCATGGACGAGGAATATATTACAGCGGCAGGATTTTTAAAAAGGAGCAGGATACTGGATGAGAAAAATAAACAGGCAGGCGGAGCCGGAGTTTTGGACAGGGTATAA
- a CDS encoding MATE family efflux transporter yields MSEQIKGSMVTGNPTRALIGFTLPMVAGNLFQQFYNIMDSVIVGNVVGEEALAAVGASTAITMMFVMVAMGTGIGCSVVISQLFGAKKLEEMKTAISTALLSILGFSILLSILGLVINRSLMNLMGTPENIFEDAAEYMQIYFFGFVFLFLYNAFSAIFNALGDSKKPLMFLIFSSLLNIGLDLYFVAELHMGVAGVAWATLIAQGISALLSFGFLMRKLKGIETESYRRFDLTLLKNMVKVAIPTIVQQSIVSVGMVLVQSVVNRFGSTFLAGYTAATKIDGIAIVPMVAVGNATSTYVAQNMGARKPERIGQGYRICLMMAAGIGLTIAVILHFAGNGFVGLFLDSDSSREAIAIGAQYLSIVSLFYFMMGLMNVSNGVLRGAADMGWFLTCSLCNLGVRVGLTYALADVTHGMIIMWANPAGWAVGLGLAVFRYFQGGWKTRRIV; encoded by the coding sequence ATGTCAGAGCAGATAAAGGGCAGTATGGTAACGGGGAATCCTACCAGGGCTTTAATTGGATTTACACTGCCCATGGTGGCGGGGAACCTGTTCCAGCAGTTTTATAATATTATGGATTCTGTGATTGTGGGAAATGTGGTGGGCGAGGAAGCGCTGGCGGCAGTGGGGGCTTCCACCGCCATTACCATGATGTTCGTTATGGTGGCCATGGGAACGGGAATCGGCTGTTCCGTGGTGATTTCCCAGCTGTTCGGGGCAAAGAAGCTGGAAGAAATGAAAACCGCCATTTCCACCGCATTATTGTCCATTCTGGGATTCAGCATTTTGCTGAGTATTCTCGGACTGGTGATTAACAGAAGTCTGATGAACCTGATGGGAACGCCGGAAAATATTTTCGAGGATGCGGCGGAATATATGCAGATTTATTTTTTCGGCTTCGTATTTCTGTTTTTGTACAATGCATTTTCGGCTATTTTCAATGCGCTGGGAGATTCAAAAAAGCCGCTGATGTTTCTGATTTTTTCTTCCCTTTTGAATATCGGGCTGGATTTGTATTTTGTGGCGGAGCTGCATATGGGAGTGGCGGGAGTGGCCTGGGCCACGTTGATTGCCCAGGGGATTTCCGCTCTGCTGTCTTTTGGATTCCTTATGCGGAAACTGAAAGGGATTGAGACGGAAAGCTACAGGCGCTTTGATCTGACTCTGCTGAAAAATATGGTGAAAGTGGCCATTCCAACCATTGTGCAGCAGTCCATTGTGTCGGTGGGCATGGTGCTGGTTCAGTCGGTGGTCAACCGGTTCGGCTCCACATTTCTGGCAGGTTATACGGCTGCCACAAAAATCGACGGAATTGCCATTGTCCCCATGGTGGCTGTGGGGAATGCAACCTCCACCTACGTGGCTCAGAACATGGGGGCAAGGAAACCGGAACGGATTGGGCAGGGTTACCGGATCTGCCTGATGATGGCGGCGGGAATTGGACTCACCATTGCGGTGATTCTGCATTTTGCCGGAAATGGATTTGTGGGGCTGTTTCTGGATTCTGATTCCAGCCGGGAGGCCATTGCCATTGGGGCGCAGTACCTGAGCATCGTATCGCTGTTTTATTTTATGATGGGCCTTATGAATGTCAGCAACGGTGTGCTGCGGGGCGCGGCAGATATGGGATGGTTTCTGACCTGCAGCCTGTGTAATCTCGGCGTTCGGGTAGGGCTGACCTATGCACTGGCGGACGTTACTCATGGAATGATTATTATGTGGGCCAATCCGGCAGGCTGGGCAGTGGGCCTTGGGCTGGCGGTGTTCCGGTACTTCCAGGGAGGATGGAAGACCAGGCGGATTGTGTGA
- a CDS encoding peptidyl-prolyl cis-trans isomerase: protein MKRYKDTQGNFIRIRRYGILAACMLILLHLSGCKLGNTQVMVGGGFSDNEVFKMKDTVCTLPEARVVLTNYQNMYATMYGIDLWNHEFPDNDLETYVKDLTISRLAQIMAMDFLAEEKGIKLSEEEEQKIKEAAKEYFDSLNDVELEYMHVKQGDIEVLYTRYGLANKLYTHLTQGVDDEVSDDEARIMEAQQIFVVDDEKARTVEKQLKDGSDFLSVANVYNEAPETEVTFGRTDVPPEVEEVAFSLENDQVSDRIVTDKGSYFLRCINHYNQEKTDDHKSVILEKRRKEAFDDVYSEFLATLSSEFNEDVWKEVKVEVKKEVKTDSFFDVYEKYCNW from the coding sequence ATGAAAAGATATAAAGATACACAGGGAAATTTTATCCGTATCAGAAGATATGGGATTCTGGCAGCCTGTATGCTGATTCTGCTGCACCTGTCAGGGTGTAAACTGGGGAATACCCAGGTTATGGTGGGCGGCGGTTTCAGTGACAACGAAGTGTTTAAAATGAAGGACACGGTCTGTACCCTGCCGGAGGCCAGAGTTGTGCTTACCAATTATCAGAACATGTATGCCACCATGTACGGCATTGATTTGTGGAACCATGAATTTCCGGACAATGATCTGGAAACATATGTAAAAGATCTGACTATTTCCAGACTGGCTCAGATTATGGCGATGGATTTTCTGGCAGAAGAAAAAGGAATTAAGCTGTCAGAGGAGGAAGAACAGAAAATAAAAGAGGCTGCAAAAGAATATTTTGATTCTCTGAATGATGTGGAACTGGAGTATATGCATGTGAAACAGGGAGATATAGAAGTGCTTTATACCCGATACGGACTTGCCAATAAGCTCTACACCCATCTGACGCAGGGCGTGGATGATGAAGTCAGCGACGATGAGGCCAGAATCATGGAGGCCCAGCAGATTTTCGTGGTGGACGATGAGAAAGCCAGAACAGTGGAAAAGCAGCTGAAGGATGGCTCTGATTTCCTTTCCGTAGCCAATGTATATAATGAAGCGCCGGAAACAGAGGTTACTTTTGGAAGAACAGATGTTCCTCCTGAGGTGGAGGAAGTGGCTTTTTCTCTGGAAAATGATCAGGTCAGCGACCGGATAGTGACAGACAAGGGCAGCTATTTTCTGAGATGCATCAACCATTATAATCAGGAAAAAACAGACGACCACAAATCCGTAATTCTGGAAAAGCGGAGAAAAGAAGCCTTTGACGACGTATACAGTGAATTTCTTGCCACACTTTCTTCTGAATTTAATGAAGACGTATGGAAAGAAGTAAAGGTGGAGGTAAAGAAAGAAGTAAAGACAGACAGTTTCTTTGATGTATATGAGAAGTACTGCAACTGGTGA
- the htpG gene encoding molecular chaperone HtpG, producing MSNRHGNLSINSDNIFPIIKKWLYSDHDIFYRELISNGCDAITKLKKLDLMGEYDLPQDFEPKIRIVVNPEEKTLKFIDNGLGMTADEVEEYINQIAFSGATDFLEKYKDKASEEQIIGHFGLGFYSAFMVADAVHIDSLSWQKDAVPVHWECDGGTEFDMSDGSKDTVGTEITLFLNEDCLEFANEYRAREVIEKYCSFMPTPIYLEKENAEPEYETIPADEVTEKDTVIETIVEEARFEEKEQEDGTKEQVEVSPRTEKAKIVKRPVALNDTHPLWSKHPNECTDEEYKTFYRKVFQDYKEPLFWIHLNMDYPFNLKGILYFPKINTEYDSIEGTIKLYNNQVFIADNIKEVIPEFLMLLKGVIDCPDLPLNVSRSALQNDGFVQKISDYITKKVADKLSGMCKTDKESYEKYWDDISPFIKFGCLKDEKFCDKMNDYILFKNLEDKYLTLPECLKVEDAEADASSEGEQADDSSETEQTDNSEAEEKDTRRPVYYVTDVQQQGQYINMFKEQGMDAVILDHNIDTSFITQLERRNEKIRFVRIDADLTESLKEEVSEEELKEAKESLTETFRKALGNETLNVSVEKLKNADIASVITLSEEGRRMQDMMKMYGMAGMDASMFGGDQTLVLNTGNELVQYILNNKDSEHVPVFCEQLYDLAVLSNHPLSTEAMSKFVSRSNQIMMLLAK from the coding sequence ATGAGCAACAGACATGGAAACCTTTCCATTAACAGTGACAACATTTTTCCTATTATAAAAAAATGGCTGTATTCTGACCATGACATTTTCTACCGGGAACTGATTTCCAACGGGTGCGACGCCATTACCAAGTTAAAAAAGCTGGATTTGATGGGGGAATACGACCTGCCTCAGGATTTTGAGCCAAAAATCCGCATTGTGGTAAACCCGGAGGAAAAAACACTGAAATTCATTGATAACGGTCTTGGCATGACTGCCGACGAAGTGGAAGAATACATCAACCAGATTGCTTTTTCCGGCGCTACGGATTTCCTGGAAAAATACAAGGACAAGGCCAGCGAAGAACAGATTATCGGCCATTTCGGACTGGGCTTCTACTCTGCTTTCATGGTGGCGGACGCAGTGCACATTGACTCTCTTTCCTGGCAGAAAGACGCGGTTCCGGTTCACTGGGAATGCGACGGAGGCACAGAATTTGACATGTCCGACGGCTCTAAAGATACCGTTGGAACGGAAATTACCCTGTTCCTGAACGAAGACTGCCTGGAGTTCGCCAATGAATACCGGGCAAGGGAGGTTATTGAGAAATACTGCTCTTTCATGCCCACCCCGATTTACCTGGAAAAAGAAAATGCCGAACCTGAATACGAGACCATCCCTGCCGATGAGGTAACGGAAAAAGATACTGTCATTGAGACTATCGTGGAAGAAGCCAGATTTGAGGAAAAAGAACAGGAAGACGGAACCAAAGAACAGGTGGAGGTATCCCCTCGGACAGAAAAAGCCAAAATTGTAAAACGTCCGGTGGCCTTAAACGATACCCATCCCCTCTGGAGCAAACATCCCAACGAATGTACCGACGAAGAATACAAAACCTTCTACCGGAAAGTATTCCAGGATTACAAAGAGCCTCTGTTCTGGATTCATCTGAACATGGACTATCCCTTTAATTTGAAAGGAATTCTGTATTTCCCGAAAATCAACACGGAATACGATTCCATTGAGGGAACCATCAAACTGTACAACAACCAGGTATTTATCGCCGACAACATCAAAGAAGTCATTCCGGAATTCCTGATGCTGTTAAAAGGCGTTATCGACTGCCCGGATCTGCCTCTGAATGTGTCCAGAAGCGCACTGCAGAACGACGGCTTTGTTCAGAAGATTTCAGATTACATCACCAAAAAGGTAGCGGACAAACTGAGCGGCATGTGCAAAACCGATAAGGAATCCTACGAAAAATACTGGGATGACATCAGCCCATTTATCAAATTCGGCTGCCTGAAAGATGAAAAATTCTGCGATAAAATGAACGATTACATTCTCTTTAAGAACCTGGAAGACAAATACCTGACCCTTCCGGAATGCCTGAAAGTGGAAGATGCGGAAGCTGACGCTTCTTCAGAAGGGGAACAGGCAGATGATTCCTCTGAAACGGAACAGACAGATAATTCCGAAGCAGAAGAAAAAGACACCCGCAGACCTGTTTACTATGTGACAGATGTTCAGCAGCAGGGACAGTACATTAACATGTTCAAAGAACAGGGCATGGATGCGGTAATTCTGGACCATAATATTGATACCTCCTTCATCACTCAGCTGGAGCGCAGAAATGAGAAAATCAGATTTGTCCGCATTGACGCAGATTTAACGGAATCTCTGAAAGAAGAAGTTTCCGAAGAAGAACTGAAAGAGGCGAAAGAGTCCCTGACGGAAACCTTCCGCAAAGCCCTTGGCAATGAAACCCTGAACGTTTCCGTGGAAAAACTGAAAAATGCAGATATTGCCTCTGTCATCACCCTCTCAGAAGAAGGACGGAGAATGCAGGATATGATGAAAATGTACGGTATGGCGGGCATGGATGCTTCCATGTTCGGAGGAGACCAGACACTGGTATTAAATACCGGCAATGAACTGGTACAGTACATCCTGAACAACAAAGACTCCGAACATGTACCTGTGTTCTGCGAACAGCTTTACGATCTGGCTGTGCTGAGCAACCATCCTCTGTCCACAGAAGCCATGAGCAAATTTGTATCAAGAAGCAATCAGATTATGATGCTTCTGGCAAAATAA
- a CDS encoding retron system putative HNH endonuclease, whose protein sequence is MRKINRQAEPEFWTGYKRLHPGESYEDLQNTAEGSELRQNLRKNLIQSQHGLCAYCCKKINLEHSLNEHIKPKSVYPKESMNYENLVASCKTEGESATCGVKKENNYEEKLFVSPLEEECEKEFVFYPNGEIEGTGKRGEYTCKVLNLNAYELQRARKAQYRVCTAYHDAELVFSCFLMPDEEGNLEAYVDMIQFFYERGDFGIRYET, encoded by the coding sequence ATGAGAAAAATAAACAGGCAGGCGGAGCCGGAGTTTTGGACAGGGTATAAAAGGCTGCATCCCGGAGAATCATATGAAGATTTGCAAAATACAGCAGAGGGAAGCGAGCTGCGGCAGAATCTGAGAAAAAATCTGATACAATCTCAACATGGGCTGTGCGCTTACTGCTGCAAAAAAATAAATTTGGAGCATTCTCTGAACGAGCATATAAAACCAAAATCTGTATATCCAAAGGAATCCATGAATTATGAAAATCTGGTAGCTTCATGTAAAACAGAGGGGGAAAGTGCAACCTGTGGTGTGAAAAAAGAAAATAATTATGAGGAAAAATTATTTGTGTCGCCGTTAGAAGAAGAGTGTGAGAAAGAGTTTGTCTTTTATCCCAACGGTGAGATAGAAGGAACAGGGAAACGAGGAGAATATACATGCAAAGTTTTGAATTTGAATGCCTATGAGCTGCAGAGAGCCAGAAAAGCCCAGTACAGGGTCTGTACAGCTTATCATGACGCAGAGCTGGTATTTTCCTGTTTTCTTATGCCGGACGAAGAAGGGAATCTGGAAGCATATGTTGATATGATTCAGTTTTTTTATGAAAGAGGTGACTTTGGAATACGGTATGAAACTTGA
- a CDS encoding ATP-binding protein, whose amino-acid sequence MYALITNIINNVFHGIWFCCILLEPKYSRKKSAVIAAGTTVFFQGVVLAMRYFMADMPYGDTGIMLRYLAGYFLAMFIFGGMYIFCLSASHPVKSLFLVSAYFCLWTLIYLTVSVVTRTTSGAGNWEIWLLRIGLNVCFLLLYYGIFRKRLLRVYQSVRSGYGTVAAISIMAFVIMTLLIIYNDNMKNRDQLYLVILFLLCGFMAAVYILLFLFIAQSDQAYHLKQMQFHEKFLMAQIESYEEMKQSIKRTRHDFRHHNLVVAEYARNRDYQGILTYLQEYDDREAETYASTYCENHAVNNVVSAYADRAEQNHIRMRADIRLGEVKGISDYDLVSMFANILENALEACGTAENRPWIHIFAEQKGKKLVLVCKNTCKRDVIFEDGLPRNREHDGVGVESILNSARRYGGDADFSVSGDVFICRVILNNLQPKG is encoded by the coding sequence ATGTATGCGCTGATAACAAATATTATTAACAATGTGTTTCATGGAATCTGGTTCTGCTGTATTCTGCTGGAGCCGAAATACAGCCGGAAAAAGTCAGCGGTAATTGCAGCCGGTACAACGGTGTTTTTTCAGGGTGTTGTACTGGCCATGCGGTATTTTATGGCAGATATGCCTTACGGAGACACCGGTATCATGCTGCGGTATCTGGCAGGATATTTCCTTGCCATGTTTATTTTTGGTGGAATGTATATTTTCTGCCTTTCCGCATCCCATCCAGTGAAATCCCTGTTTCTGGTTTCGGCTTATTTCTGTCTCTGGACATTGATTTATCTTACGGTTTCCGTTGTCACAAGAACCACTTCCGGCGCGGGAAACTGGGAAATCTGGCTGCTCCGCATCGGGCTGAACGTATGTTTTCTGTTGTTATATTATGGAATTTTCCGGAAACGCCTGCTGCGCGTGTATCAGAGTGTACGGAGCGGTTACGGGACGGTTGCCGCTATTTCCATTATGGCGTTTGTTATCATGACGCTTTTGATTATCTATAATGACAATATGAAAAACAGGGATCAGCTTTATCTTGTGATTCTGTTTTTACTGTGCGGCTTTATGGCGGCAGTGTATATTCTGCTGTTTCTTTTTATTGCTCAGTCAGACCAGGCATACCATTTAAAACAGATGCAGTTTCATGAAAAGTTTCTGATGGCCCAGATTGAATCTTATGAAGAAATGAAACAGAGCATAAAGCGTACAAGGCATGATTTCAGGCACCATAACCTGGTGGTGGCAGAATACGCAAGAAACAGGGATTATCAGGGAATCCTGACTTATTTGCAGGAATACGATGACAGAGAAGCGGAAACGTATGCCAGTACTTACTGTGAAAACCATGCTGTCAACAACGTGGTTTCAGCTTATGCGGACCGGGCGGAGCAGAATCATATCAGGATGCGTGCGGATATCCGGCTGGGTGAAGTAAAAGGAATTTCAGATTATGATCTGGTGTCCATGTTTGCAAATATCCTGGAGAATGCTCTGGAGGCCTGCGGTACTGCAGAAAACCGGCCTTGGATTCATATTTTTGCAGAACAGAAGGGGAAAAAACTGGTTCTTGTGTGCAAAAATACCTGTAAAAGGGATGTTATATTTGAAGACGGTCTGCCCAGAAACAGAGAGCACGATGGAGTGGGTGTGGAAAGTATCCTGAATTCTGCCAGGCGGTACGGCGGAGATGCGGATTTTTCTGTCTCCGGAGATGTTTTTATCTGCCGCGTGATACTGAATAATTTACAGCCAAAGGGTTGA
- a CDS encoding GGDEF and EAL domain-containing protein gives MERNFQEITVEQLCNVINLLHPCMDDYLYVYDFINDFYYISPHAKQRFSIPDNTFRDVVRTHGLFVYPPDLEPLQEDLNELLAGERSFHNLEYRWLDLDGQPVWINCRGYVVRNKEQALYMIGCINEIGARQKADNVSGLLGSSSLQSWLHKTPTPFPEGFLLRLGMDDFKEINEKLGIEYGDMVLRRTAECIARCITPAQKLYRVVADEFLVLDFQGGTYQEAGKLYKQIQQNIVRFVEENHYEAVFTISGGILETSNITDFAYTNVMKLSEFSLNEAKRQGKNRCYRFQGEDYEQFLKRKRLTQFLRQAVYDDCKGFEAYFQPLFHANSNTLYGAEALMRFHSPEGNMISPGEFIPILEETGLIIPVGRWMLEQSLAACKKILTWIPDFRISINVSYVQVIKSDIINEIVTAAAKQEVSPSNVIVELTESGLLESNPHFTRLLAKLKEKGIRLALDDFGTGYSNFHYLHDLRPDIIKIDRSFTAKALANDYEYNLLDLISGMVHTLNLNVCVEGIETEDERNRIQNLSPDYIQGFYFGKPCPYQQFTEQFVTVSHKIQQP, from the coding sequence TTGGAGCGAAATTTTCAGGAAATTACCGTAGAACAGCTCTGCAACGTCATCAACCTGCTGCACCCATGCATGGACGATTACCTGTATGTCTATGATTTTATCAATGATTTTTATTATATATCCCCCCATGCCAAACAGCGTTTTTCCATTCCGGATAACACCTTTCGGGATGTGGTGCGCACCCACGGACTGTTTGTCTATCCTCCGGATTTAGAGCCGTTACAGGAGGATTTGAACGAGCTGCTGGCCGGAGAACGCAGTTTTCACAATCTGGAATACCGCTGGCTGGATCTGGATGGACAGCCTGTCTGGATTAACTGCCGGGGCTATGTGGTACGGAATAAGGAACAGGCTCTGTACATGATTGGCTGTATCAATGAAATCGGCGCCAGACAGAAAGCAGACAACGTAAGCGGACTTCTGGGTTCTTCCAGCCTCCAGTCCTGGCTGCACAAGACTCCGACTCCTTTTCCGGAAGGATTTCTGCTGCGCCTTGGCATGGATGATTTTAAGGAAATCAATGAAAAACTGGGCATTGAATACGGAGATATGGTTCTGCGCCGGACCGCAGAATGCATTGCCAGATGTATCACTCCCGCCCAGAAGCTCTACCGGGTGGTGGCAGATGAATTCCTGGTTCTGGATTTTCAGGGAGGAACTTACCAGGAAGCAGGAAAATTATACAAACAGATTCAGCAGAACATTGTGCGTTTTGTGGAAGAAAATCACTATGAAGCAGTGTTTACCATATCCGGAGGCATTCTGGAAACCTCCAATATCACAGATTTCGCCTACACCAACGTAATGAAGCTCTCGGAATTTTCTCTGAACGAAGCCAAACGCCAGGGCAAAAACCGCTGCTATCGGTTCCAGGGAGAAGATTATGAACAGTTTCTGAAACGAAAAAGGCTCACTCAGTTTCTGCGCCAGGCTGTTTACGATGACTGTAAGGGCTTTGAGGCCTATTTCCAGCCCCTGTTCCATGCCAATTCCAATACATTATACGGAGCGGAGGCTCTGATGCGTTTCCACTCTCCGGAAGGCAATATGATTTCTCCGGGAGAATTTATTCCCATTCTGGAGGAAACAGGACTGATTATCCCGGTGGGGCGCTGGATGCTGGAGCAGTCTCTTGCCGCCTGCAAAAAGATTCTGACCTGGATTCCTGATTTCCGCATCAGCATCAACGTATCTTATGTGCAGGTAATAAAAAGCGATATCATCAATGAAATCGTAACCGCCGCGGCAAAACAGGAAGTTTCTCCTTCCAATGTCATTGTAGAACTGACGGAAAGCGGCCTGCTGGAATCCAATCCTCATTTCACCAGGCTTCTGGCAAAATTAAAAGAAAAGGGTATCCGCCTTGCCCTGGACGATTTTGGAACCGGATATTCCAACTTCCATTATCTCCATGACCTGCGGCCGGACATTATCAAAATAGACCGCTCTTTCACTGCCAAAGCCCTGGCCAACGACTATGAATACAATCTGCTGGACTTAATCAGCGGTATGGTACATACTCTGAACCTGAACGTCTGCGTGGAGGGAATCGAAACGGAGGATGAGCGGAATCGGATTCAGAACCTCTCTCCCGACTATATCCAGGGATTTTATTTTGGAAAGCCCTGTCCCTATCAGCAGTTTACCGAGCAGTTTGTGACGGTTTCACACAAAATCCAGCAGCCCTGA
- a CDS encoding metallophosphoesterase: protein MWMLILGALLLGTLLGIVYLASRFSGFSVVSKWAGKGKFFRFVPGLIPVLLILGGTGLALGPINGEICILHMVVIWLLCDGISRLLEKMRRKEFLRYYAGVAAVVITAAYLSWGWYQANHVWRKEYTLATEKQVGRLRVVQFADSHVGNILYGEKFAEQVKAIQSEEPDIVVITGDYIDDDTSKPDMVAACEALGTLKTTYGVYYVFGNHDRGYYGPEYRGYSGEDLIAELEKNHVTVLQDDVAELDDRFYLIGRQDRSGDGQGGGRASMKELTEGLDLEKYSIVLDHQPHDYENQAAAGVNLVLSGHTHGGQLFPFNHMGEWTGIDDKTYGLERRENTDFIVTSGISDWAIKFKTGCRSEYVVIDIQGR from the coding sequence ATGTGGATGTTGATTTTGGGAGCTTTGCTCCTGGGAACACTGTTGGGGATTGTGTATCTTGCGAGCAGATTTTCCGGATTTTCTGTGGTGAGCAAGTGGGCGGGGAAGGGGAAATTTTTTCGGTTTGTGCCGGGGCTTATTCCTGTTCTGCTGATTCTTGGGGGCACAGGTCTGGCTCTGGGGCCCATCAATGGAGAAATCTGTATCCTGCACATGGTGGTAATCTGGCTGCTGTGCGACGGAATCAGCCGTCTGCTGGAAAAGATGCGGAGGAAAGAGTTTTTGAGATATTATGCCGGCGTCGCGGCAGTGGTCATCACGGCGGCGTATCTTTCCTGGGGCTGGTACCAGGCGAATCATGTCTGGCGCAAAGAGTATACGCTGGCGACGGAGAAACAGGTGGGAAGACTGCGGGTGGTACAGTTTGCAGATTCCCATGTGGGAAATATCCTTTACGGGGAAAAATTTGCGGAGCAGGTAAAAGCCATACAGTCTGAAGAACCGGATATTGTGGTGATAACAGGGGACTATATAGATGACGATACTTCAAAACCGGATATGGTTGCCGCATGTGAGGCTCTGGGCACTCTGAAAACAACTTATGGGGTGTATTATGTGTTCGGGAACCATGACAGGGGGTATTACGGTCCGGAGTACCGGGGCTACAGCGGGGAGGATCTGATCGCGGAGCTGGAGAAAAATCATGTGACGGTGCTTCAGGACGATGTGGCGGAACTGGACGACCGTTTTTATCTGATTGGAAGGCAGGACCGTTCCGGAGACGGTCAGGGAGGAGGAAGGGCTTCCATGAAAGAACTGACCGAAGGGCTGGATTTGGAAAAATACAGTATCGTTCTGGATCATCAGCCTCATGATTATGAAAATCAGGCGGCAGCAGGAGTGAACCTGGTGCTGTCCGGACATACCCATGGAGGCCAGCTGTTCCCATTTAATCATATGGGGGAATGGACGGGGATTGATGATAAAACTTATGGTCTGGAACGACGGGAAAATACGGATTTTATTGTAACCTCCGGAATTTCCGACTGGGCCATTAAATTTAAAACCGGGTGCAGGTCGGAGTATGTGGTGATTGATATACAGGGAAGATAA